In Pongo pygmaeus isolate AG05252 chromosome 13, NHGRI_mPonPyg2-v2.0_pri, whole genome shotgun sequence, one genomic interval encodes:
- the CER1 gene encoding cerberus, with translation MHLLLFQLLVLLPLGKATRHQDGRQNQSSLSPALPPRNQRELPTGNHEEAEEKPDLFVAVPHLVGTSPAGEGQRQREKMLSRFGRFWKKPERDMHPSRDSDSEPFPPGTQSLIQPRDGMKMEKSPLREEAKKFWHHFMFRKSPASQGVILPIKSHEVHWETCRTVPFSQTITHEGCEKVVVQNNLCFGKCGSVHFPGAAQHSHTFCSHCLPAKFTTMHLPLNCTELSSVIKVVMLVEECQCKVKTEHEDGHFLHAGSQDSFIPGVST, from the exons ATGCATCTCCTCTTATTTCAGCTGCTGGTACTCCTGCCTCTAGGAAAGGCCACACGGCACCAGGATGGCCGCCAGAATCAGAGTTCTCTTTCCCCCGCACTCCCGCCAAGGAATCAAAGAGAGCTCCCCACAGGCAACCACGAGGAAGCTGAGGAGAAGCCAGATCTGTTTGTCGCAGTGCCACACCTTGTAGGCACCAGCCCTGCAGGGGAAggccagaggcagagagagaagatgCTGTCCAGATTTGGCAGGTTCTGGAAGAAGCCTGAGAGAGACATGCATCCATCCAGGGACTCAGATAGTGAGCCCTTCCCACCTGGAACCCAGTCCCTCATCCAGCCGAGAGATGGGATGAAAATGGAGAAATCTCCTCTTCGGGAAGAAGCCAAGAAATTCTGGCACCACTTCATGTTCAGAAAAAGTCCAGCTTCTCAGGGGGTCATCTTGCCCATCAAAAGCCATGAAGTACATTGGGAGACCTGCAGGACAGTGCCCTTCAGCCAG aCTATAACCCACGAAGGCTGTGAAAAAGTAGTTGTTCAGAACAACCTTTGCTTTGGGAAATGCGGGTCTGTTCATTTTCCTGGAGCTGCGCAGCACTCCCATACCTTCTGCTCTCACTGTTTGCCTGCCAAGTTCACCACGATGCACTTGCCACTGAACTGCACTGAACTTTCCTCCGTGATCAAAGTGGTGATGCTGGTGGAGGAGTGCCAGTGCAAGGTGAAGACAGAGCATGAAGATGGACACTTCCTACATGCTGGCTCCCAGGATTCCTTTATCCCAGGAGTCTCAACTTAA